Proteins from a genomic interval of Trifolium pratense cultivar HEN17-A07 linkage group LG6, ARS_RC_1.1, whole genome shotgun sequence:
- the LOC123892301 gene encoding uncharacterized protein LOC123892301: protein MRCKKHITDFSSTVGVCSTCLRERLILLIAAQAQAQAQLTRITSHDDSDECSRSSETNLPPPLIFPRSVSPYVSRRKSDYATACNGHGDRRERLFNSTPQLGPNFYGGDCALNSNPRSLKKRLSKFWKFSNLFRTRSEKIQSDPSCEPSSSVSPSWLSSIFPARRKNQERTGMTEDFSVRPRRRYRQSDRGMSPVRTEEYVDDCDQCPSGSGYSSESSPWWRRTPSLNAPSAARRSRFGHGKTASSSGIFCMSPLVRASPNRRWNNKGLPPEMSAAADVRTAAVKPNLSAAASFCANRSRKLADFGRVNHNR, encoded by the coding sequence ATGAGGTGCAAGAAACATATAACTGATTTCAGCAGCACCGTCGGTGTTTGTTCGACTTGTTTAAGAGAACGCCTCATACTCTTAATTGCAGCCCAGGCTCAAGCCCAAGCCCAATTAACGAGAATCACCTCACACGACGATTCTGATGAATGTTCTAGAAGCTCTGAAACCAATCTTCCGCCTCCGTTAATATTTCCACGCTCTGTTTCTCCTTACGTATCTCGCCGGAAATCTGATTACGCCACCGCGTGTAACGGCCATGGTGACCGTCGTGAAAGGCTTTTTAATAGTACTCCGCAGCTCGGTCCCAATTTCTACGGCGGCGATTGTGCTTTGAATTCTAATCCTAGGTCGTTGAAGAAGCGATTGAGCAAGTTTTGGAAATTTTCGAATCTATTTAGGACCAGATCGGAGAAAATTCAATCTGATCCGTCTTGTGAACCTTCTTCATCAGTGTCTCCTTCGTGGTTGTCTTCAATTTTTCCTGCTCGTCGGAAGAATCAGGAACGGACCGGGATGACGGAGGATTTTTCTGTTCGACCACGGCGGAGATACCGTCAATCGGATCGTGGAATGTCGCCGGTGAGAACAGAGGAATATGTTGATGATTGCGATCAGTGTCCGTCTGGTAGTGGTTACTCGTCGGAGTCTTCTCCTTGGTGGCGGAGAACGCCGTCGCTAAATGCTCCTTCGGCAGCACGGCGTTCAAGGTTCGGCCACGGGAAAACCGCGTCAAGTTCGGGTATTTTTTGCATGAGTCCTTTGGTTCGGGCAAGTCCAAACCGGAGATGGAACAATAAAGGATTACCTCCGGAGATGTCTGCGGCGGCGGACGTTAGGACTGCGGCGGTGAAGCCAAACCTCTCCGCAGCGGCGTCGTTTTGTGCGAACCGTTCCAGGAAGCTTGCAGATTTTGGAAGAGTCAACCATAACCGTTGA